A stretch of Haloprofundus halophilus DNA encodes these proteins:
- the leuC gene encoding 3-isopropylmalate dehydratase large subunit gives MSEGTLYDKVWDRHAVAELPTGQTQLFVGLHLIHEVTSPQAFGMLREREMKVAYPELTHATVDHIVPTADQSRPYGDAAAEEMMAELEENVREAGIDFSDPTSGDQGIVHVIGPEQGITQPGKTIVCGDSHTSTHGAFGALAFGIGTSQIRDVLATGCVAMEKQKVRKIEVTGELSEGVEAKDVILEVIRRLGTDGGVGYVYEYAGEAVENLDMEGRMSICNMSIEGGARAGYVNPDETTYEWLAETDEFADDPEKFERLKPYWESIRSDDDAEYDDVVVVDGDELEPVVTWGTTPGQGVGVTQSIPAPEELPEEKRETARMSQEHMGVEPGDTMEGYEIDVAFLGSCTNARLPDLRRAAKIVEGRQVHPDVRAMVVPGSQRVQERAEREGLADVFREAGFDWRNAGCSMCLGMNEDQLEGDEACASSSNRNFIGRQGSKDGRTVLMNPQMVAAAALEGRVTDVRNLSEVTTV, from the coding sequence ATGAGTGAGGGCACGCTGTACGACAAGGTGTGGGACCGCCACGCCGTCGCCGAACTACCGACCGGCCAGACCCAACTGTTCGTCGGCCTCCACCTCATCCACGAGGTGACGAGTCCGCAGGCGTTCGGCATGCTGCGCGAGCGCGAGATGAAGGTCGCCTACCCCGAACTGACCCACGCGACGGTCGACCACATCGTCCCCACGGCGGACCAGTCGCGCCCCTACGGCGACGCCGCCGCCGAGGAGATGATGGCGGAACTGGAGGAGAACGTCCGCGAGGCGGGCATCGACTTCTCCGACCCGACGAGCGGCGACCAGGGTATCGTCCACGTCATCGGCCCGGAGCAGGGCATCACCCAGCCCGGCAAAACCATCGTCTGCGGCGACTCCCACACCTCGACGCACGGCGCCTTTGGAGCGTTGGCGTTCGGCATCGGCACCAGCCAGATTCGAGACGTACTCGCCACCGGCTGTGTGGCGATGGAGAAGCAGAAGGTGCGGAAGATAGAGGTCACCGGCGAACTCTCCGAGGGCGTCGAAGCCAAGGACGTCATCCTCGAAGTCATCCGCCGCCTCGGCACCGACGGCGGCGTCGGCTACGTCTACGAGTACGCCGGCGAGGCCGTCGAGAACCTCGACATGGAGGGGCGGATGAGCATCTGCAACATGTCCATCGAGGGCGGCGCTCGCGCGGGCTACGTCAACCCCGACGAGACCACCTACGAGTGGTTGGCGGAGACCGACGAGTTCGCCGACGACCCCGAGAAGTTCGAGCGACTGAAGCCGTACTGGGAGTCGATCCGCTCCGACGACGACGCCGAGTACGACGACGTGGTCGTCGTCGACGGCGACGAACTCGAACCGGTCGTCACGTGGGGCACCACGCCCGGTCAGGGCGTCGGCGTCACCCAGTCGATTCCCGCGCCCGAAGAGCTACCCGAGGAGAAGCGGGAGACCGCGAGAATGTCGCAGGAGCACATGGGCGTCGAACCCGGCGACACGATGGAGGGCTACGAGATCGATGTCGCCTTCCTCGGGTCGTGTACGAACGCCCGCCTGCCCGACCTGCGCCGCGCGGCGAAAATCGTCGAGGGGCGGCAGGTCCACCCCGACGTCCGCGCGATGGTCGTCCCCGGCAGTCAGCGTGTTCAAGAACGAGCCGAGAGAGAGGGCCTCGCCGACGTGTTCCGCGAGGCCGGCTTCGACTGGCGCAACGCCGGTTGCTCGATGTGTCTCGGGATGAACGAGGACCAGCTGGAGGGCGACGAAGCCTGCGCGTCCTCGTCGAACCGGAACTTCATCGGCCGGCAGGGAAGCAAAGACGGCCGGACGGTTCTGATGAACCCGCAGATGGTCGCCGCGGCGGCGCTCGAAGGGAGAGTTACCGACGTGCGGAACCTCTCGGAGGTGACGACGGTATGA
- a CDS encoding DUF7557 family protein: MPEIHLDDETVSRLDSLREEDEEYDEIVNELINIYEAGELTLFHGGDEI, translated from the coding sequence ATGCCCGAGATCCACCTCGACGACGAAACCGTCAGCCGACTCGACAGCCTCCGCGAGGAGGACGAGGAGTACGACGAGATAGTCAACGAACTCATCAACATCTACGAAGCGGGCGAACTGACGCTGTTCCACGGCGGCGACGAGATCTGA
- the leuB gene encoding 3-isopropylmalate dehydrogenase, which translates to MTEQIVVIPGDGIGQEVVPAAVRVLDEVGEFEFVEAEAGDRVKEETGEALPEETYDLVASADATLFGAAGETAADVILPLRRAVDSFVNVRPAKAHPGVDALRPETDLVFLRENTEGVYAGHEDRLSDDLSTLTRVVTDSASRRLAEYACEFVSTGEYDDSGFTVAHKANVMRETDGRFREAVLSVADERGVDTDEVLMDAFATRVCLDPTQFGVVVCPNLAGDVLSDLAAGLVGGLGLLPSANVGPERALFEPVHGTAPDIAGEGVANPAATLFSSAMLLEHLGYDEAGTNVRSAVESVLEDGPRTPDLGGDASTEDVTSAVVERL; encoded by the coding sequence ATGACTGAGCAGATAGTCGTCATCCCCGGCGACGGCATCGGTCAGGAGGTCGTCCCGGCGGCCGTCCGCGTGCTCGACGAGGTCGGCGAGTTCGAGTTCGTCGAAGCCGAAGCGGGCGACCGCGTGAAGGAGGAGACCGGCGAGGCACTGCCCGAGGAGACGTACGACCTCGTCGCCTCGGCGGACGCGACGCTGTTCGGCGCGGCGGGCGAGACGGCCGCGGACGTCATCCTCCCGCTCCGGAGAGCGGTCGACTCGTTCGTCAACGTCCGCCCGGCGAAGGCGCACCCCGGCGTCGACGCGCTCCGCCCGGAGACCGACCTCGTGTTCCTCAGAGAGAACACCGAGGGTGTCTACGCGGGCCACGAGGACCGTCTCAGCGACGACCTCTCGACGCTCACCCGGGTCGTCACCGACTCCGCCTCCCGGCGACTCGCCGAGTACGCCTGCGAGTTCGTCTCTACGGGCGAGTACGACGACAGCGGCTTCACCGTCGCTCACAAGGCGAACGTGATGCGCGAGACGGACGGTCGGTTCCGCGAGGCCGTTCTCTCGGTCGCCGACGAACGCGGCGTCGACACCGACGAGGTGCTGATGGACGCGTTCGCGACGCGGGTCTGTCTCGACCCGACGCAGTTCGGCGTCGTCGTCTGTCCCAATCTGGCGGGCGACGTGCTCTCGGACCTCGCGGCGGGTCTCGTCGGCGGGCTCGGACTGCTGCCGTCGGCGAACGTCGGCCCCGAGCGCGCGCTCTTCGAACCGGTCCACGGCACCGCGCCCGACATCGCGGGCGAGGGCGTCGCCAACCCGGCGGCGACGCTGTTCTCGTCGGCGATGCTGCTCGAACACCTGGGTTACGACGAGGCCGGGACGAACGTCCGGTCGGCCGTCGAGTCCGTCCTCGAAGACGGCCCGCGGACGCCCGACCTCGGCGGCGACGCGTCCACCGAGGACGTGACGAGCGCCGTCGTCGAACGGCTCTGA
- the ilvN gene encoding acetolactate synthase small subunit — MSGEDSTDAPEFETERGYELDGPGMPGPAPDERPHPEGRRNTHGVRIDPEAEAKPRHRTAVVSALVEHEPGVLSRVSGLFSRRQFNIESLTVGKTTVDGHARITLVVEETDAGIDQVKKQLAKLKPVIQVGELDDDAVRAELVLLKVRGDEPDKVHAITQMYEGQTLDAGPRTITVQITGDQQKIDDAVDAFRQFGIIEIARTGQTALARGDTPTTPGEEPGHSTEPKDSTYRDETDDDDENQLTHQP; from the coding sequence ATGAGCGGCGAGGACTCGACGGACGCTCCGGAGTTCGAAACCGAGCGCGGATACGAACTCGACGGACCCGGCATGCCCGGTCCCGCTCCAGACGAGCGTCCCCACCCGGAGGGCCGACGCAACACCCACGGCGTCCGAATCGACCCGGAGGCGGAGGCGAAGCCGCGACACCGGACGGCGGTCGTCTCGGCTCTGGTCGAACACGAACCGGGCGTGCTCTCGCGCGTCTCGGGACTGTTCTCCCGGCGGCAGTTCAACATCGAGAGCCTCACCGTCGGGAAGACGACCGTCGACGGCCACGCGCGAATCACGCTCGTGGTCGAGGAGACCGACGCCGGCATCGACCAGGTCAAAAAGCAGCTGGCGAAGCTCAAACCCGTCATCCAGGTCGGCGAACTCGACGACGACGCCGTGCGCGCCGAACTGGTCCTGCTGAAAGTTCGGGGCGACGAACCCGACAAGGTCCACGCGATCACCCAGATGTACGAGGGCCAGACGCTCGACGCCGGCCCGCGCACCATCACGGTCCAGATCACGGGCGACCAGCAGAAGATAGACGACGCCGTCGACGCGTTCCGACAGTTCGGCATCATCGAGATCGCGCGGACGGGACAGACGGCGCTCGCCCGCGGCGACACGCCGACGACGCCTGGCGAGGAGCCGGGGCACTCCACCGAGCCGAAAGACTCGACGTATCGCGACGAAACCGACGACGACGACGAAAACCAACTGACACACCAACCATGA
- a CDS encoding HAD family hydrolase — MERYDLLYRLYDEFDTKTLREYQNFVDVFPPVDSRVALDHWQEANDELEERKDEIRSAFAMGATYAEVAARASREQAFTALDLHSKYDRAVNALVLDVDETLRSAGRTDNEIPRDTLHMLTEFHDAGVPIVICTGQTLENVKGFAIQGLGNELVHSGDVSIVYEAGTGVFTPGHGSDTKRLLYEDLDPEIQSVFTEIRSRVLPDAADELRRSVHLQGNEFNVTLKPNFETGSKRAAAVIDEGLVYLLDLVGEAVVNSLDADEGELGEPDRGPSWARAYYGDADNEIREVLESEHAAPELSVDAVPEAVAARFDRIDVAYYHADAAEVGSLELNKAAGVESALDVLGVDDPFVLVMGDSKSDLRVMRWAADADAGLAAAPDHSSRDVLAHVMDTDELVFDRGRSAEMLQTIFVLNLLAKLE, encoded by the coding sequence ATGGAACGGTACGACCTGCTGTATCGACTGTACGACGAGTTCGACACGAAGACGCTGCGGGAGTACCAGAACTTCGTCGACGTGTTCCCGCCGGTCGACTCCCGGGTCGCCCTCGACCACTGGCAGGAGGCCAACGACGAACTGGAGGAGCGAAAAGACGAGATTCGGTCGGCGTTCGCGATGGGTGCGACGTACGCCGAAGTCGCCGCGCGGGCGAGCAGAGAGCAGGCGTTTACGGCCCTCGACCTTCACTCGAAGTACGACCGGGCAGTGAACGCGCTGGTGTTGGACGTCGACGAGACGCTTCGCTCGGCGGGGCGCACCGACAATGAGATCCCGCGCGACACGCTGCACATGCTCACCGAGTTCCACGACGCCGGCGTGCCCATCGTCATCTGCACCGGCCAGACGCTGGAGAACGTCAAGGGGTTCGCGATTCAGGGTCTCGGCAACGAACTCGTCCACTCCGGCGACGTGAGCATCGTCTACGAGGCCGGAACCGGCGTGTTCACGCCGGGCCACGGTTCCGACACCAAGCGGTTGCTGTACGAGGACCTCGACCCCGAGATTCAGTCGGTGTTCACCGAGATTCGCTCGCGGGTGCTGCCCGACGCCGCCGACGAACTCCGGCGGTCGGTCCACCTGCAGGGCAACGAGTTCAACGTCACGCTCAAGCCGAATTTCGAGACCGGGAGCAAGCGGGCCGCGGCGGTCATCGACGAGGGGCTCGTCTACCTGCTCGACCTGGTCGGCGAGGCGGTCGTCAACTCGTTGGACGCCGACGAGGGCGAACTGGGGGAGCCCGACCGCGGCCCGTCGTGGGCGCGGGCGTACTACGGGGACGCGGACAACGAGATCCGCGAGGTGCTCGAATCCGAACACGCCGCTCCCGAACTGTCGGTCGACGCCGTCCCCGAGGCCGTCGCCGCCCGGTTCGACCGAATCGACGTGGCGTACTACCACGCCGACGCCGCGGAAGTCGGGTCGCTCGAACTGAACAAGGCCGCGGGCGTCGAGTCCGCGCTCGACGTGCTCGGCGTCGACGACCCGTTCGTTCTAGTGATGGGCGACAGCAAATCCGACCTCAGAGTGATGCGGTGGGCCGCCGACGCCGACGCCGGACTCGCCGCCGCCCCGGACCACTCCTCGCGCGACGTGCTCGCGCACGTGATGGACACCGACGAACTCGTCTTCGACCGAGGGCGCTCGGCGGAGATGCTCCAGACGATATTCGTCCTCAACCTCCTGGCGAAACTGGAGTGA
- a CDS encoding DUF5799 family protein produces the protein MQNWTDSIVGERMTVDREFNQRIRDSAFTSQEWGLVMTATEFEIENADDPENARIVANTEKVPQIIPELENVRSQMQSMGGAPERSNRGGGGIVDSIKGALGLGSGGGGVDQEKLERAERLTQEYADELQSHLEQKGKWQQVRVAYQE, from the coding sequence ATGCAGAACTGGACCGACAGCATCGTCGGCGAGCGGATGACCGTCGACAGGGAGTTCAACCAGCGGATTCGGGACTCGGCGTTCACGAGCCAGGAGTGGGGGCTCGTCATGACCGCTACCGAGTTCGAAATCGAGAACGCCGACGACCCCGAGAACGCGCGCATCGTCGCCAACACCGAGAAAGTCCCGCAGATAATCCCCGAACTGGAGAACGTCCGCTCGCAGATGCAGTCGATGGGCGGCGCGCCCGAGCGGAGCAACCGCGGCGGTGGCGGCATCGTCGACTCGATAAAGGGTGCACTGGGACTCGGGAGCGGCGGCGGCGGTGTCGACCAGGAGAAACTCGAACGCGCCGAGCGGCTCACCCAGGAGTACGCCGACGAGCTACAGTCGCATCTCGAACAGAAGGGAAAGTGGCAGCAGGTCCGCGTCGCCTACCAGGAGTGA
- the ilvB gene encoding biosynthetic-type acetolactate synthase large subunit, with translation MSEQQTTPATDERTEDDRTAETTQTPITTGASSAVRALENAGVETAFGVQGGAIMPIYDALYDSDIHHVTMAHEQGAAHAADAYGVVRGEPGVCLATSGPGATNLVTGIADADMDSDAMLALTGQVPSTMVGSDAFQETDTTGVTAPITKHNYFASDADTVGDTVGEAFALAAEGRPGPTLVDLPKDTTMAETDREPGPARPPETTTPPTEADAESVEAAAAAIERAEKPLLLFGGGVVKANATEEARAFAVDNGIPVVTTMPAIGSMPEDHELCLSWAGMHGTGYANMAVTHCDLLVAVGCRFDDRLTGGVDTFAPEAEVVHVDVDEAEISKNVHADYPVVGDAKAVLDQLAGEVGQAPDAREWRQQCQTWKEEYPLAYKTPEDEPLKPQFVVEALDEATSDDTIVTTGVGQHQMWAAQFWTFTNPRTWVSSHGLGTMGYGLPAAIGAKLAAPDKDVVCVDGDGSFLMTIQELSVAVREELDITVAVLNNEYIGMVRQWQDAFFEGRRMAAEYDWCPDFAKLAEAFGARGFSAENYDEAADAIENALAYDGPSVVDFRVDPAENVYPMVASGGANGKFALSEDQL, from the coding sequence ATGAGCGAACAACAGACCACCCCCGCCACCGACGAGAGAACCGAGGACGACCGGACGGCCGAGACGACGCAGACGCCGATCACGACCGGCGCGTCGTCGGCCGTCCGCGCGCTCGAGAACGCGGGCGTCGAAACCGCCTTCGGCGTGCAGGGCGGCGCGATAATGCCCATCTACGACGCGCTGTACGACTCGGACATCCACCACGTGACGATGGCGCACGAGCAGGGCGCGGCGCACGCCGCCGACGCCTACGGCGTCGTTCGAGGTGAACCGGGCGTCTGCCTCGCAACCTCGGGGCCGGGCGCGACGAACCTCGTCACCGGCATCGCCGACGCCGACATGGATTCCGACGCGATGCTCGCGCTGACGGGACAGGTGCCGTCGACGATGGTCGGCTCCGACGCGTTCCAGGAGACCGACACCACCGGCGTCACCGCGCCCATCACGAAACACAACTACTTCGCCAGCGACGCCGACACCGTCGGCGACACGGTGGGCGAAGCGTTCGCGCTCGCCGCGGAGGGACGACCGGGGCCGACGCTGGTCGACCTGCCGAAGGACACGACGATGGCCGAGACCGACCGCGAACCCGGTCCGGCCAGGCCGCCGGAGACGACGACGCCCCCGACGGAGGCCGACGCCGAATCGGTCGAAGCGGCCGCCGCCGCCATCGAGCGCGCGGAGAAACCGCTCCTCCTGTTCGGCGGCGGCGTCGTCAAGGCCAACGCCACCGAGGAGGCTCGGGCGTTCGCCGTCGACAACGGGATTCCCGTGGTGACGACGATGCCCGCCATCGGCTCGATGCCGGAGGACCACGAGCTCTGCCTGTCGTGGGCGGGGATGCACGGCACCGGCTACGCGAATATGGCGGTCACCCACTGCGACCTGCTCGTCGCCGTCGGCTGCCGGTTCGACGACCGCCTCACCGGCGGCGTCGACACCTTCGCTCCCGAGGCCGAAGTGGTCCACGTCGACGTCGACGAGGCGGAAATCTCGAAGAACGTCCACGCGGACTACCCGGTCGTCGGCGACGCGAAGGCCGTCCTCGACCAACTGGCCGGGGAAGTCGGCCAAGCGCCCGACGCCCGCGAGTGGCGACAGCAGTGCCAGACGTGGAAAGAGGAGTACCCGCTGGCGTACAAAACTCCCGAGGACGAGCCGCTGAAACCGCAGTTCGTCGTCGAGGCGCTGGACGAGGCGACGTCCGACGACACCATCGTCACCACCGGCGTCGGCCAGCACCAGATGTGGGCCGCGCAGTTCTGGACGTTCACGAACCCGCGCACGTGGGTCTCCTCGCACGGCCTCGGCACGATGGGCTACGGGCTGCCCGCGGCCATCGGCGCGAAACTCGCCGCACCCGACAAGGACGTGGTCTGCGTCGACGGCGACGGCTCCTTCCTGATGACGATTCAGGAACTCTCCGTGGCCGTCCGCGAGGAACTCGACATCACCGTCGCCGTCCTGAACAACGAGTACATCGGGATGGTCCGCCAGTGGCAGGACGCGTTCTTCGAGGGCCGCCGAATGGCCGCCGAGTACGACTGGTGTCCGGACTTCGCCAAACTCGCCGAGGCGTTCGGCGCGCGCGGTTTCAGCGCCGAGAACTACGACGAGGCCGCCGACGCCATCGAGAACGCGCTCGCCTACGACGGGCCGTCGGTCGTCGACTTCCGCGTCGACCCGGCGGAGAACGTCTACCCGATGGTCGCCAGCGGCGGTGCAAACGGCAAGTTCGCGCTCTCGGAGGACCAGCTATGA
- the leuD gene encoding 3-isopropylmalate dehydratase small subunit, with product MSADAADGPADTVRHVSGAGVPVRGNDIDTDQIIPARFMKVVTFDGLGQFSFFDQRFGDDDEEKDHPFNEDRFRDSSVLVVNANFGCGSSREHAPQALMRWGIDAIVGESFAEIFAGNCLALGIPTVTADSETIADLQAWADENPDGDIDVDVEAETVTYGGNEVAVDVDDAQRKALVEGVWDTTALMKSNRNAVQETADSLPYVETDD from the coding sequence ATGAGCGCCGATGCAGCGGACGGACCGGCCGACACCGTCCGGCACGTCTCCGGCGCGGGCGTCCCCGTCCGCGGCAACGACATCGACACCGACCAGATAATTCCGGCGCGCTTCATGAAGGTCGTCACGTTCGACGGCCTCGGACAGTTCTCCTTCTTCGACCAGCGGTTTGGCGACGACGACGAGGAGAAGGACCACCCGTTCAACGAGGACCGCTTCCGCGACTCCTCGGTCCTCGTCGTCAACGCCAACTTCGGCTGTGGCTCCTCCCGCGAGCACGCCCCGCAGGCGCTGATGCGCTGGGGTATCGACGCCATCGTCGGCGAGTCGTTCGCCGAGATTTTCGCGGGCAACTGTCTCGCGCTCGGTATCCCGACGGTCACCGCCGACTCCGAGACCATCGCCGACCTACAGGCGTGGGCCGACGAGAACCCCGACGGCGACATCGACGTCGACGTCGAAGCCGAGACCGTCACCTACGGCGGCAACGAGGTCGCAGTCGACGTCGACGACGCCCAGCGGAAGGCGCTCGTCGAGGGCGTCTGGGACACGACGGCGCTGATGAAGTCGAACAGGAACGCCGTACAGGAGACGGCCGACTCGCTGCCGTACGTGGAGACGGATGACTGA
- the ptsH1 gene encoding phosphocarrier protein HPr has protein sequence MERTVTIVPEAGLHARPASKFVQTANEYDAEVTIEKIDGDGGPVNAASMLSVTSLNAAHGDEVRLAAEGDDAEAALDALEEILSTPEAGDDGDDGNDGDGE, from the coding sequence ATGGAGCGAACCGTCACCATCGTCCCCGAGGCGGGACTGCACGCGCGTCCGGCCTCGAAGTTCGTGCAGACGGCGAACGAGTACGACGCCGAGGTGACGATAGAGAAAATCGACGGCGACGGCGGACCGGTGAACGCCGCCAGCATGCTCTCGGTGACGAGCCTCAACGCGGCCCACGGCGACGAGGTGCGACTCGCCGCGGAGGGCGACGATGCCGAGGCGGCGCTCGACGCGCTCGAAGAGATACTGTCGACTCCTGAAGCCGGCGACGACGGGGACGACGGGAACGACGGGGACGGGGAGTGA
- the ptsP gene encoding phosphoenolpyruvate--protein phosphotransferase, giving the protein MSERTLSGVGATPLSGVGTVVWYRPGEALELDDPPEPDAVDPATERERFEAARDAARDELEAERERARERVGDEEAAIFDAHLQFLDDPQIGDAVGNELDGGLPAEHAIREGFAGPIEQFEGMEGRMAERADDLRDIRDRLLRLLVGGERTDLSALPEGSVVFAERLTPSDTAQLDPEVVSGFVTATGGRTSHAAIFARSLALPAVVGVGDDLFAVEEGTEVVVDGDTGDVVLDPNEETRAAAADTDRAEVRREPVATTDGKSVEVAANVGQPAELEGAVEQGADGIGLYRTEFLFLERESSPDEEEQYEAYVEALDAFPDGRVVVRTLDVGGDKPIPYLELPEEENPFLGERGIRRSLGVDADLFETQLRALLRAAADGAGDLAVMVPMVATVEEFEQARERLDSVAADLESEGIDGETPEFGLMIETPSAAFMADEFAARADFLSIGTNDLTQYVMAASRGNERVSELHDPQHPPVLRAIARTVEGAEGTDAWVGMCGEMAGDPDLTELLVGLGLDELSMSAVTIPEVKANVAETDRESAGELAARTLRASTKRDVERLLDDETAD; this is encoded by the coding sequence GTGAGCGAACGAACGCTCTCCGGCGTCGGCGCGACGCCGCTGTCGGGCGTCGGCACCGTCGTCTGGTACCGCCCCGGCGAGGCGCTCGAACTCGACGACCCGCCGGAACCGGACGCCGTCGACCCGGCGACCGAGCGCGAGCGCTTCGAGGCGGCCAGAGACGCCGCCCGCGACGAACTGGAGGCCGAGCGCGAACGCGCCCGCGAGCGGGTCGGCGACGAGGAGGCCGCTATCTTCGACGCGCACCTCCAGTTTCTCGACGACCCCCAGATCGGCGACGCCGTCGGGAACGAACTCGACGGCGGACTCCCGGCCGAACACGCCATCCGCGAGGGCTTCGCCGGCCCCATCGAGCAGTTCGAGGGGATGGAAGGCCGGATGGCCGAGCGCGCCGACGACCTCCGCGACATCCGCGACAGACTCCTTCGCCTCTTGGTCGGCGGCGAGCGGACCGACCTCTCGGCGCTGCCCGAGGGGAGCGTCGTCTTCGCCGAGCGGCTCACGCCGAGCGACACGGCGCAGCTCGACCCCGAGGTCGTCTCGGGGTTCGTCACCGCTACGGGTGGGAGAACGTCGCACGCGGCCATCTTCGCGCGGTCGCTCGCGCTCCCGGCGGTCGTCGGCGTCGGCGACGACCTGTTCGCCGTCGAGGAAGGCACGGAAGTCGTCGTCGACGGCGATACCGGCGACGTGGTTCTCGACCCGAACGAGGAGACGCGCGCGGCGGCCGCCGACACCGACCGCGCGGAGGTTCGCCGCGAACCGGTGGCGACGACCGACGGCAAATCCGTCGAGGTGGCGGCGAACGTCGGCCAACCCGCCGAACTGGAAGGCGCGGTCGAGCAGGGAGCCGACGGTATCGGCCTCTACCGGACCGAGTTCCTCTTTCTCGAACGCGAGTCGTCGCCGGACGAGGAGGAGCAGTACGAGGCGTACGTCGAGGCGCTGGACGCTTTCCCCGATGGCCGGGTCGTCGTCCGGACGCTCGACGTCGGCGGCGACAAACCCATCCCGTACCTCGAACTGCCCGAGGAGGAGAACCCGTTCCTCGGCGAGCGCGGCATCCGGCGCTCGCTCGGCGTCGACGCCGACCTCTTCGAGACGCAACTGCGCGCGCTCCTTCGGGCGGCCGCAGACGGCGCGGGCGACCTGGCGGTGATGGTGCCGATGGTCGCCACCGTCGAGGAGTTCGAGCAAGCGCGCGAGAGGCTCGACTCGGTCGCCGCCGACCTCGAAAGCGAGGGAATCGACGGCGAGACCCCGGAGTTCGGCCTGATGATAGAGACGCCGTCGGCGGCGTTCATGGCCGACGAGTTCGCCGCCCGAGCGGACTTTCTCTCCATCGGGACGAACGACCTCACGCAGTACGTGATGGCGGCCTCTCGCGGGAACGAACGCGTCTCGGAACTGCACGACCCGCAACACCCGCCTGTGCTGCGCGCCATCGCGCGGACCGTCGAAGGAGCGGAGGGAACCGACGCGTGGGTCGGCATGTGCGGCGAGATGGCGGGCGACCCCGACCTCACGGAACTACTCGTCGGCCTCGGCCTCGACGAACTGAGCATGAGCGCCGTCACGATTCCGGAGGTGAAGGCGAACGTCGCCGAGACGGACCGTGAGTCGGCCGGGGAACTCGCGGCGCGGACGCTCCGGGCGAGCACCAAGCGCGACGTCGAACGGCTGCTGGACGACGAGACAGCGGACTGA
- the ilvC gene encoding ketol-acid reductoisomerase gives MTDELDATIYYDDDADATYLDGKTVAVLGYGSQGHAHAQNLADSGVDVVVGLREDSASRAAARDDGLEVATPVEAAAAADVVSVLVPDTVQPSVYEAIEDELEPGDTLQFAHGFNIHYNQIQPSEDIDVTMVAPKSPGHLVRRNYQADQGTPGLVAIYQDTTGDAKGEALAYAKAIGCTRAGVVETTFREETETDLFGEQAVLCGGVTSLVKTGYETLVDAGYSPEMAYFECLNELKLIVDLMYEGGLGGMWDSVSDTAEFGGLTRGDVVVDDHARERMEEVLEQVQNGTFAREWIVENQAGRPSYEQLRESEKNHDIEAVGEELRGLFAWAEEEQSETTDEDEDEKSRVRA, from the coding sequence ATGACAGACGAACTCGACGCGACGATCTACTACGACGACGACGCAGACGCAACGTACCTCGACGGCAAGACGGTCGCCGTACTCGGCTACGGCAGTCAGGGCCACGCCCACGCGCAGAACCTCGCCGACAGCGGGGTCGACGTGGTCGTCGGACTGCGCGAGGACTCGGCCTCCCGCGCCGCTGCGAGAGACGACGGCCTGGAGGTAGCGACGCCCGTGGAGGCGGCCGCCGCCGCCGACGTCGTCTCCGTACTGGTACCCGACACGGTCCAGCCGTCGGTGTACGAGGCCATCGAGGACGAACTCGAACCCGGCGACACGCTGCAGTTCGCCCACGGGTTCAACATCCACTACAACCAGATTCAGCCCTCCGAGGACATCGACGTGACGATGGTCGCGCCGAAGTCGCCGGGCCACCTCGTCCGCCGCAACTACCAGGCCGACCAGGGCACGCCCGGTCTCGTCGCCATCTACCAGGACACGACCGGCGACGCGAAAGGCGAGGCGCTGGCGTACGCGAAGGCCATCGGCTGCACTCGCGCGGGCGTCGTCGAGACGACGTTCCGCGAGGAGACCGAGACAGACCTGTTCGGCGAGCAGGCGGTGCTGTGCGGCGGCGTCACCTCGCTGGTGAAGACGGGTTACGAGACGCTCGTCGACGCGGGCTACAGCCCCGAGATGGCGTACTTCGAGTGCCTCAACGAGCTCAAACTCATCGTCGACCTGATGTACGAGGGCGGGCTCGGCGGGATGTGGGACTCGGTCTCCGACACCGCCGAGTTCGGCGGTCTCACCCGCGGCGACGTCGTCGTCGACGACCACGCCCGCGAGCGGATGGAGGAGGTGCTCGAACAGGTCCAGAACGGGACGTTCGCCCGCGAGTGGATCGTCGAGAACCAGGCCGGCCGCCCGAGCTACGAGCAACTGCGCGAGTCCGAGAAGAACCACGACATCGAGGCCGTCGGCGAGGAACTGCGCGGCCTGTTCGCGTGGGCGGAGGAGGAACAGAGCGAGACGACGGACGAGGACGAAGACGAGAAATCGCGAGTGAGAGCATGA